The proteins below are encoded in one region of Loxodonta africana isolate mLoxAfr1 chromosome 5, mLoxAfr1.hap2, whole genome shotgun sequence:
- the NICOL1 gene encoding NELL2-interacting cell ontogeny regulator 1: protein MAPPPPCRSLMSPPPPLLLLLVGVALLGAQAHGEPPAGSAVPAQSRPCVDCHAFEFMQRALQDLRKTAYSLDARTETLLLQAERRALCACWPAGR, encoded by the exons ATGGCCCCTCCGCCCCCGTGCAGGTCGCTGATGTCGCCGCCGCCacccctgctgctgctgctggttggCGTCGCGCTGCTGGGCGCCCAGGCCCACGGGGAGCCCCCCGCCGGGAGTGCGGTCCCCGCCCAGA GCCGCCCGTGCGTCGACTGCCACGCGTTTGAGTTCATGCAACGCGCCCTGCAGGACCTCCGGAAGACGGCCTACAGCTTGGACGCTCGG ACGGAGACCCTTCTGCTGCAGGCGGAGCGCCGGGCCCTGTGTGCCTGCTGGCCTGCTGGGCGCTGA
- the NAT8L gene encoding N-acetylaspartate synthetase, with protein sequence MQCGPPDMVCETKIVAAEDHEALPGAKKDALLVAAGAMWPPLPAPGPAAPPPAPAPPPPPRGRPDSAGGAGPPGGRGVYIREFRAAEQEAARRIFYDGIMERIPNTAFRGLRQHPRTQLLYALLAALCFAVTRSLLLTCLLPVGLLGLRYYYSHKVILAYLECALHTDMADIEQYYMKPPGSCFWVAVLDGNVVGIVAARGHEEDNTVELLRMSVDSRFRGKGIAKALGRKVLEFALVHNYSAVVLGTTAVKVAAHKLYESLGFRHMGASDHYVLPGMTQSLAERLFFQVRYHRYRLQLREE encoded by the exons ATGCAGTGTGGGCCTCCCGACATGGTCTGCGAGACGAAGATCGTGGCCGCCGAGGACCATGAGGCGCTGCCGGGGGCCAAGAAGGACGCGCTGCTCGTCGCCGCTGGCGCCATGTGGCCCCCGCTGCCTGCGCCCGGGCCCGCCGCCCCgccgcccgcgcccgcgcccccgcccccgccccgagGCCGCCCGGACAGCGCGGGGGGCGCGGGGCCGCCGGGGGGGCGCGGCGTGTACATCCGCGAATTCCGCGCGGCGGAGCAGGAGGCGGCGCGCCGCATCTTCTACGACGGCATCATGGAGCGCATCCCCAACACGGCCTTCCGCGGCCTCCGGCAGCATCCGCGCACGCAGCTGCTCTACGCCCTGCTGGCGG CGCTCTGCTTTGCCGTGACCCGGTCACTGCTGTTGACCTGCCTGCTGCCGGTCGGGCTGCTGGGCCTGCGTTATTACTACAGCCACAAGGTGATCCTCGCCTACCTCGAGTGTGCGCTGCACACAGACATGGCCGACATCGAGCAGTACTACATGAAGCCGCCCG GCTCCTGCTTCTGGGTGGCTGTGCTGGACGGCAACGTGGTGGGCATCGTGGCAGCGCGAGGCCACGAGGAGGACAACACCGTGGAGCTGCTGCGTATGTCCGTGGACTCGCGCTTCCGTGGCAAGGGCATTGCCAAGGCGCTGGGCCGCAAGGTGCTGGAGTTCGCCCTGGTACACAACTACTCGGCGGTGGTGCTGGGCACGACGGCCGTCAAGGTGGCTGCCCACAAGCTCTACGAATCACTGGGCTTCAGACACATGGGCGCGAGTGACCACTACGTGCTGCCTGGCATGACCCAGTCGCTGGCTGAGCGCCTCTTCTTCCAGGTTCGCTACCACCGCTACCGCCTGCAGCTTCGCGAGGAGTGA